A genomic window from Accipiter gentilis chromosome 1, bAccGen1.1, whole genome shotgun sequence includes:
- the SLC66A1 gene encoding lysosomal amino acid transporter 1 homolog isoform X3, whose translation MDRALSIYFLLGWLGGDLLNLIGSFLADQLPLQVYTAVYYVLADLVMLSLYCYYKVKNQGGGFVAPVNAAFVFFSLGTVSTVSFLGRGAAVAQDPATFKGRSLLSAHVDELGSKPFTRSEIIGFTIGSVSSVLYLCSRVPQIYTNYKRKSTTGVSYSLFALVMLGNLLYGLSVLLKNPEPGQGEGDYVLRHLPWLVGSLGVLSLDVVISFQFLAYRRGTPAACGERDALLSERGDSLES comes from the exons ATGGACCGGGCTCTATCCATATATTTCCTGCTGGGATGGCTGGGTGGAGACCTCCTAAACCTCATCGGTTCCTTCCTGGCCGATCAGTTGCCCCTCCAG GTTTACACAGCTGTTTACTACGTGCTCGCAGACCTGGTGATGCTGTCTCTCTACTGCTACTACAAAGTGAAGAACCAGGGTGGAGGAT TCGTTGCCCCAGTCAACGCAGCCTTTGTCTTCTTTTCCCTGGGGACGGTGTCGACCGTCTCCTTCCTGGGCAGAGGTGCTGCCGTGGCACAGGACCCGGCGACGTTTAAAGGGAGGTCCCTGCTGTCTGCTCACGTGGATGAGCTTGGGTCGAAG CCTTTCACCAGGAGTGAGATCATTGGCTTCACCATCGGCTCCGTCTCCTCCGTGCTGTACCTGTGCTCCCGAGTCCCCCAGATCTACACTAAC TACAAGAGGAAATCCACCACCGGTGTCTCCTACTCCCTCTTTGCCCTGGTGATGCTGGGGAACTTGCTCTACGGCCTCAGCGTCCTCCTGAAGAACCCCGAGCCGGGGCAAGGCGAAGGCGACTACGTCCTGCGCCACCTCCCCTGGCTGGTGGGCAGCCTGGGCGTCCTTTCCCTCGACGTGGTC ATCTCCTTCCAGTTCCTTGCTTATCGGAGAGGAACACCTGCTGCCTGTGGAGAGAGGGATGCTCTTCTCAGCGAGCGGGGTGACAGCCTGGAGAGCTGA
- the SLC66A1 gene encoding lysosomal amino acid transporter 1 homolog isoform X1: MDARRWRGLLPRNLSDCPNGSRWVMDVFNECAQDGQDIASVVLGLVSIFCFAAASFPQFYQACKTGIMDRALSIYFLLGWLGGDLLNLIGSFLADQLPLQVYTAVYYVLADLVMLSLYCYYKVKNQGGGFVAPVNAAFVFFSLGTVSTVSFLGRGAAVAQDPATFKGRSLLSAHVDELGSKPFTRSEIIGFTIGSVSSVLYLCSRVPQIYTNYKRKSTTGVSYSLFALVMLGNLLYGLSVLLKNPEPGQGEGDYVLRHLPWLVGSLGVLSLDVVISFQFLAYRRGTPAACGERDALLSERGDSLES; this comes from the exons ATGGATGCACGGCGCTGGAGGGGTCTCCTGCCCAGGAATCTTTCTGACTGTCCCAATGGCTCCCGCTGGGTGATGGACGTGTTCAACGAATGCGCCCAGGACGGCCAGGACATTGCCAGCGTCGTCCTGGGTCTGGTTTCCATCTTCTGCTTCGCGGCTGCCTCTTTTCC GCAGTTTTACCAAGCCTGCAAAACAGGCATCATGGACCGGGCTCTATCCATATATTTCCTGCTGGGATGGCTGGGTGGAGACCTCCTAAACCTCATCGGTTCCTTCCTGGCCGATCAGTTGCCCCTCCAG GTTTACACAGCTGTTTACTACGTGCTCGCAGACCTGGTGATGCTGTCTCTCTACTGCTACTACAAAGTGAAGAACCAGGGTGGAGGAT TCGTTGCCCCAGTCAACGCAGCCTTTGTCTTCTTTTCCCTGGGGACGGTGTCGACCGTCTCCTTCCTGGGCAGAGGTGCTGCCGTGGCACAGGACCCGGCGACGTTTAAAGGGAGGTCCCTGCTGTCTGCTCACGTGGATGAGCTTGGGTCGAAG CCTTTCACCAGGAGTGAGATCATTGGCTTCACCATCGGCTCCGTCTCCTCCGTGCTGTACCTGTGCTCCCGAGTCCCCCAGATCTACACTAAC TACAAGAGGAAATCCACCACCGGTGTCTCCTACTCCCTCTTTGCCCTGGTGATGCTGGGGAACTTGCTCTACGGCCTCAGCGTCCTCCTGAAGAACCCCGAGCCGGGGCAAGGCGAAGGCGACTACGTCCTGCGCCACCTCCCCTGGCTGGTGGGCAGCCTGGGCGTCCTTTCCCTCGACGTGGTC ATCTCCTTCCAGTTCCTTGCTTATCGGAGAGGAACACCTGCTGCCTGTGGAGAGAGGGATGCTCTTCTCAGCGAGCGGGGTGACAGCCTGGAGAGCTGA
- the SLC66A1 gene encoding lysosomal amino acid transporter 1 homolog isoform X2, protein MGRRTSHGGPFAGEQFYQACKTGIMDRALSIYFLLGWLGGDLLNLIGSFLADQLPLQVYTAVYYVLADLVMLSLYCYYKVKNQGGGFVAPVNAAFVFFSLGTVSTVSFLGRGAAVAQDPATFKGRSLLSAHVDELGSKPFTRSEIIGFTIGSVSSVLYLCSRVPQIYTNYKRKSTTGVSYSLFALVMLGNLLYGLSVLLKNPEPGQGEGDYVLRHLPWLVGSLGVLSLDVVISFQFLAYRRGTPAACGERDALLSERGDSLES, encoded by the exons ATGGGTCGCAGGACTTCTCATGGGGGACCATTTGCAGGGGA GCAGTTTTACCAAGCCTGCAAAACAGGCATCATGGACCGGGCTCTATCCATATATTTCCTGCTGGGATGGCTGGGTGGAGACCTCCTAAACCTCATCGGTTCCTTCCTGGCCGATCAGTTGCCCCTCCAG GTTTACACAGCTGTTTACTACGTGCTCGCAGACCTGGTGATGCTGTCTCTCTACTGCTACTACAAAGTGAAGAACCAGGGTGGAGGAT TCGTTGCCCCAGTCAACGCAGCCTTTGTCTTCTTTTCCCTGGGGACGGTGTCGACCGTCTCCTTCCTGGGCAGAGGTGCTGCCGTGGCACAGGACCCGGCGACGTTTAAAGGGAGGTCCCTGCTGTCTGCTCACGTGGATGAGCTTGGGTCGAAG CCTTTCACCAGGAGTGAGATCATTGGCTTCACCATCGGCTCCGTCTCCTCCGTGCTGTACCTGTGCTCCCGAGTCCCCCAGATCTACACTAAC TACAAGAGGAAATCCACCACCGGTGTCTCCTACTCCCTCTTTGCCCTGGTGATGCTGGGGAACTTGCTCTACGGCCTCAGCGTCCTCCTGAAGAACCCCGAGCCGGGGCAAGGCGAAGGCGACTACGTCCTGCGCCACCTCCCCTGGCTGGTGGGCAGCCTGGGCGTCCTTTCCCTCGACGTGGTC ATCTCCTTCCAGTTCCTTGCTTATCGGAGAGGAACACCTGCTGCCTGTGGAGAGAGGGATGCTCTTCTCAGCGAGCGGGGTGACAGCCTGGAGAGCTGA